Proteins found in one Streptomyces antibioticus genomic segment:
- a CDS encoding phosphotransferase-like protein, with protein sequence MTSGRITFRNGTSNSGKSSIAREFLDNLEGDAFHLAVGNFYAMRSNRELETGEPDGVMRRTRMGCPLRQDVRVGTRIAHMEAYRRSR encoded by the coding sequence GTGACATCTGGAAGGATCACTTTCCGCAACGGCACCTCCAACTCTGGTAAGTCGAGCATCGCCCGAGAGTTTCTGGACAATCTGGAAGGCGACGCCTTCCACTTGGCGGTCGGAAACTTCTACGCGATGCGCAGCAACCGGGAGCTCGAGACGGGGGAACCCGATGGCGTGATGCGGCGGACCAGGATGGGCTGTCCGCTCCGCCAGGACGTGCGCGTCGGGACCCGCATCGCTCACATGGAAGCGTACCGGCGTTCACGCTGA